One window of Biomphalaria glabrata chromosome 6, xgBioGlab47.1, whole genome shotgun sequence genomic DNA carries:
- the LOC129926665 gene encoding uncharacterized protein LOC129926665: MTFLLTFIMLLNVMILVSQGKVCTPPVTSLTPYSGLCQTDVQCITRQCINKRCHCSGNFHFDHCTARCLPNCGTTLSQTKGVIATPDYFHGSTHSCAWTFTGRSSDSYVVFTSQN, translated from the exons ATGACTTtccttttaacatttataatgTTATTGAATGTCATG ATTTTGGTGTCACAAGGTAAGGTTTGCACACCACCAGTGACTTCATTAACCCCTTACTCTGGCTTGTGTCAGACAGACGTCCAGTGTATCACCAGGCAATGCATCAACAAACGTTGCCACTGCAGCGGTAACTTCCACTTTGACCACTGCACTGCCAGGTGTTTGCCAA attGTGGAACTACTTTATCTCAGACTAAGGGAGTCATTGCTACACCAGATTACTTCCACGGCTCTACGCACTCTTGTGCATGGACTTTCACAGGACGAAGTAGTGATTCGTATGTCGTCTTTAC ATCACAAAATTGA